A window of Campylobacter lari subsp. lari contains these coding sequences:
- a CDS encoding MFS transporter — MLQTKSIADENFQTPQGKKAFKKAVFSCWLGTAMEYADFALYGLAAATVFSEVFFPEQTPVIALLLSFVTYGIGFIARPIGALFFGYLGDKYGRKNVLMSTIALMGISTTLIGFIPSYAVIGIWAPICLVILRFMQGFGAGAELSGGTVMLGEYAPSKHRGLISSIIALGSNSGTLLAAFVWLLVTSMDDASFKEWGWRIPFIGSIFIALFAVYIRLNVKETPVFEKQKELMLKIRHENEVHMKKDERTFWQKSRAFWTMVGIRIGENGPSYLAQGFIVGYVTKILLLDKSVATTAVVIASLVGFLVIPLAGYLSDKFGRRITYRTFCLLLMLYAFPAFMLLDSKNEIIVILTIIVGMSLASLGIFGVQAAWGVELFGAKNRYTKMALAKEFGSILSGGTAPMIASALLAYYGTWWPIALYFVVTAGIGFITTFFAPETRGRDLNLIEDAI; from the coding sequence ATCTTGCAAACAAAATCAATCGCGGATGAAAATTTTCAAACTCCACAAGGAAAAAAAGCCTTCAAAAAGGCTGTGTTTTCGTGTTGGCTAGGAACTGCTATGGAATATGCAGATTTTGCACTTTATGGCCTAGCTGCAGCTACTGTTTTTTCAGAAGTTTTCTTTCCTGAGCAAACTCCTGTTATAGCATTATTGCTTAGTTTTGTTACTTATGGTATAGGTTTTATTGCTAGACCTATTGGAGCTTTATTTTTTGGATATTTAGGAGATAAATACGGAAGAAAAAATGTATTGATGAGCACCATTGCATTAATGGGTATTTCAACTACTTTAATTGGTTTTATACCAAGTTATGCAGTAATTGGAATTTGGGCTCCTATATGTTTGGTTATTTTGCGTTTTATGCAAGGCTTTGGCGCAGGTGCTGAGCTTTCAGGCGGGACTGTCATGCTTGGAGAATATGCTCCTAGTAAGCATAGAGGTTTAATCTCTTCTATCATCGCTCTTGGATCAAATAGTGGAACCTTGCTTGCAGCTTTTGTATGGCTTTTAGTTACAAGCATGGATGATGCTAGTTTCAAAGAATGGGGATGGAGAATTCCTTTTATAGGAAGTATTTTTATAGCACTTTTTGCTGTTTATATACGTTTAAATGTAAAAGAAACTCCTGTTTTTGAAAAACAAAAAGAATTAATGCTAAAAATTCGTCATGAAAATGAAGTGCATATGAAAAAAGATGAAAGAACTTTTTGGCAAAAAAGTCGCGCATTTTGGACTATGGTAGGTATAAGAATAGGAGAAAATGGGCCATCTTATCTTGCACAAGGCTTTATAGTAGGCTATGTAACTAAAATTCTACTTCTTGATAAATCAGTAGCCACAACTGCTGTTGTTATCGCTTCTTTGGTGGGATTTTTAGTTATACCTTTAGCAGGATATTTAAGTGATAAATTTGGAAGACGTATTACTTATAGAACCTTTTGCTTACTTTTAATGCTTTATGCCTTCCCTGCTTTTATGCTACTTGATAGTAAAAATGAAATTATTGTAATTTTAACTATCATCGTAGGCATGTCTTTGGCATCTTTAGGGATTTTTGGCGTGCAAGCTGCGTGGGGTGTGGAGCTTTTTGGAGCAAAAAATCGCTATACCAAAATGGCACTAGCAAAAGAATTTGGCTCTATACTTTCAGGGGGAACTGCTCCTATGATAGCTTCAGCTTTGCTTGCTTATTATGGCACTTGGTGGCCAATAGCCTTGTATTTTGTTGTCACTGCAGGAATTGGTTTTATTACAACTTTCTTTGCACCAGAAACTAGAGGCAGGGATTTAAATTTAATAGAAGATGCGATATGA